In Candidatus Binatia bacterium, the sequence GGCAACCGCTTCGGCGGCGTTGTGGATGCGGCCAAGCGAGCGCAGGTGGTGGGCATGAAAGGACTGCACCCCGAAGCTCATGCGGTTCACACCGGCGGCGCGAAAACCACAAAGCTTCTCCAAGGTGACCGTGCCGGGATTGGCCTCCAGGGTGATTTCGAGAGCCGAAGTGTCCTCAGCCCGCCACAACGTGAACGCCGTGTCGAGAATCCGTTTGATCGACTCGGGAGTGAACAGCGAGGGCGTACCACCGCCGAAGAAGACCGTGCTGATTTCGTTCCCGCTGAACGGAGCACATTGCGCGTAATGGTTGATCTCAGAACTCAGCGCTCCGACGTACCGGTCTTCCGGCCAGTGCTGAGCCGCGTAGGAATTGAAATCGCAGTACGGGCACTTGGCCTGGCAGTAGGGGATGTGGACGTACAGGGCGAAAGCCACGATGAATTCAACCTAGCGCCGAACGCCGGCCGGGAACAGAGGCGATGCGCCGGGCAGAGTCGACACCGCCATTGAGTCGAAGCCGATGATGTTCCAGGTTTCCTCTTTAAACCGTCACGATAGACCGTCATTCGTAACCCTTGCTCCTGCCTGGCAATTTGCCGTATGGTACGCGCCGTTCGTAATCGCTGCCGAATAAGTACGTACGGGGACTTTTATTATGCAATTTCATCGAGACCTCCTTGATGTTTCCTCTCTGGGTGGTGGGCGACCGTCCTGCGCGCCGTATGTGGGGCTCAAAGCTTTGATGTTAGCTGTGCTGGACAACGGCATCAGCTGCTATCTCGGTTCCATGGCGCGCGTTCGGGCTGAGGCGGAGCACTGGATTGACACCAAAGCGCGCCGTTCGCCGTTCTCGTTCACGGTGGTCTGCGAGACCCTGGACTTAGAGCCGGACGCCGTCCGTGTGGCGCTGCAACGGCTGCGGAACAAGAATGCTTCACCGTCGCGACCCTTCGGTCGCTCGCGGCAAAACGTCCGTGCTCCAGGCCGTCTGCTGGCGCGTAAGGCTGGGTAGCCCGCGTCGGAGGGTTTGACAGCGCCACCGACCGCAAGTAAGGAGTAGGTTGATGTTGGAGAGAGCGGCAGTTGTGGTGCTGGCAGCCTCGATCGTTTTGGGCAGTGTGACCGTCTGCCCGCGCGGCGGGCTGGCCTGCCCCATGCAGAAGCCGGCAGGTCACCACTGCTGCGGTTCTTCCTCCACTTGGCGCGCCCACGACTGTTGTGCCGGCGGCGCGCATCTCCCCTCAGCCGCCCTCACGGCGACCGGAGCCGACCAGGAGCACCGGCATTCAACCCAGGCGCCTGCGCCGTTCATCGTACCGGTGACGACGGCGGGCAGCTGCTGGAGCGTTCTCGGCCCGCAGCGTTGCCTGCTCAAGGGCGGTCCAGCACCGCCCGACACTCCGATCACTCGACACACCTCACTCCTTCTGTGAACGCTTAACCGAGGGCGTTTCGTTTTCGGTTGAGCCACGCATTCTCTCGCCCAGCGACGCGCGAGGGAGTTTGACGAAGGAGGAATTATGCGTCGCGTACGAATCGTAGTGGCCGTGGTGGCTGTGCTGGGTGCGCCGGCGGTGTGCCGCGGCGCAGATGATGATGGGCTCGGCGACCCGCTCAAACTGGACGCGGTCGTCGCCTACGCCCGCCAGCAGAATCCCGAGATCCGTGGCGCCACGGCCAAGTGGCGGGCGGCGCAGGCACGCCCCGCGCAGGCGGGCGCACTACCAGACCCTATGGTCGACCTGGCTTACCACAACGAGAGCCTCGACCGCTTCACCCTGGGCAGCACCGACTTCGCGTGGGTGCGCCTCGGCGCCAGCCAGGAGATCCCGTTTCCCGGCAAGCTCGGCTTGAAGCGCGACATCGCCTCGACTGACGCGGACCAGGCCCGCGAGGCGTCCCGGCGCACCGAGTTAGAGGTGATCAGCCGGGTGAAGATGGCGTACGCGGAGTACGCCCATCTGCAGGAGTTGCTCGATCTCCTGCGGCGCAATCGCGACCTGCTGCAGAAGTTCGTGCGCACCGCCGAGGCCAAGTACAGCGTTGGCGAGGGCATCCAGCAGGATGTCCTGCGCGCCCAGGTCGAGCTGTCCTTGCTGGTGGATCGTGAAACCACCCTGGAGCAGAGGCGGCAGAGCCAGACGGCCGAGCTCAATGCCCTCCTCAATCGCCCGGCGTCGGCGCCACTCGGAGCGGCGCACCATTTGGAGGAGAAGCATCTGACGCGCTCGCTCGACGAGTTGACAGCGGCAGCGCTCGAACACGCCCCAGACCTCAGCGCGGCGAAGTCGCGCGTCAGCGGCGGCGAATCGATGGTGAGCCTGGCGCGCCTCGAGTACCTCCCCGACTTCGTGGTGCGCGCTGACTACATGCACAAGGCGTCACTGCTCCCCGAGTGGGAAGTCGCGGTGGGAGTGAAGCTCCCGCTGTACTTCACCACCAAGCAACGCGCCGGCGTCGAGGAGGCGGCGGCGACGCTCGCCGAGGCGCGTTCGGCGCAGCAGAGCGTCGCGGTGAATGTCCAAGCGCGCGTCCGTGACCTCTACGCCCGCGCGCAAGCGGCAGAGCGCCTGATCGCGCTGTATCACCGGACGGTCATTCCGCAGGCGCATTTGGCGCTCGAGTCGGCCACCACCGCGTACACCGTCAACAAGGTCGACTTCCTCACCCTGCTCAACAGCTTCACGGTGACGCTGGAATACGAGATGCGGTACCACGAGGAGCTCTCCAACTTTCAAAAGGCCGTCGCCGAGCTCGAAGCGGTGGTCGGCGAGCCGGTGGAGGGATAGGGGCATGACCCGAAGGACGATGTCTATTGGGGCGGCGCTGATCGTCGCCATTCTTGCCGTCGGAGTGGTTGGGTACCTCTCGCTAAGGTCTGACGGTAGCGCGGCGACGTCCGCGACCGCACAGGCGCCGCGTTACCACTGTCCCATGCACCCGACGATGGTGTCGGACCGGCCGGATGACTGTCCGATCTGCGGGATGCGGATGGTGCCGATTGAGGAAAGCGAGGGTGCACCCCACACCGCGGTGCACGGGGTGGTTCCTCCGGAGCACGATCCCCCCGCCGCCAAGGACGCTGCTACACCCAAGGCTGAGCACGGCCAGCCTGGTGCGGCACCAGGCGCTCAGAAGAAGATCATCTACCGCTCCACGATGAATCCCAACGAGATGTCCGACCAGCCGGGAAAGGACTCGATGGGCATGGACATGGTTCCCGAAGAGATCGACGCGTCTCCCGCCGGTAGCACTGCGGCGGTCGAGGGCCGCGTTGCGGTCAAGGTCTCCACTCAGAAGCGCCAGCTCATCGGGGTGCGCACCGCGCCGGTTGAGAAAGGACCGTTCACCCGCACGATCCGCACCGTGGGCCGCGTGACGTACGACGAGAGCCGCCTGCGCAACGTCTTCACGAAGGTCTCCGGGTGGGTTGAGCGGCTCTACGCCAACACGACCGGACAGCTGGTCAAGGAAGGCGAGCCACTCCTCTCCATCTACAGTCCCGACCTCGTCTCTTCAGCACAGGAGTACCTGCTGGCGCTGCGCGGGCGCGACCAACTCGCGGACTCAGACATGGCCGGTGACAGCAGCGACCGGCTCGTCGAGAGCGCCCGGCGCCGCCTGCTGCTGTTCGGCCTGACGCCGCAGCAGATCACCGCCCTGCAGAAGACAGGCGAAGCGCCCACAACCATGACGCTGCACGCGCCCATCAGCGGCAACATCATCACTCGCTATGTCACGCAAGGGGACCGCATCGAGCCCGGCACAAAGCTCCTCGACATCGCGGAGCTGAGCCGCGTGTGGGTGCTGGCGGACATCTACGAGTACGAGCTGCCCTTTGTTCGGCTGGGTCAGGTGGCGACGATGACGCTGTCGTACCTGCCCGGGCGCACGTTCGAGGGGCGCATCACGTTCATCTATCCGACCCTCTCCGAAGCCACCCGGACCGTGAAGGTCCGTCTGGAGTTTTCCAATCCAGACTTCGCCCTCAAGCCGGAAATGTACGCGCAGGTCGAGATCCGGTCCGACCTGGGGGAACGGCTGAGCGTACCCGAGAGCGCCGTCATCAGCACCGGGACGCGGGACATCGCATTTGTCGACCGTGGCGAGGGCTACTTCGAGCCGCGCGAACTCAAAGTGGGCATGCGGCTCGCTGACCGCTTCGAGGTGCTCGACGGGGTGGCCGAGGGCGAACAGGTTCTCACCTCGGGCAACTTCCTCGTCGACTCCGAATCGAAGCTGAAGGCGGCACTCGCCGCCGCGGGCACCGAGAAGGCTGGCAGTACTGCCGGCCACACGCACTGAGGAAAGACGGCGATGGTAGAAAGGATCATCGAGTTCTCCGCGCACAACAAGTTCCTGGTGCTCATCTTCACGGCCGTGGCGCTGGTTGGGGCGCTCTACGCTGTGCGAAGCGTGCCGCTCGATGCGATTCCGGATCTTTCGGACACGCAGGTGATCGTGTACTCACGCTGGGATCGCAGCCCGGACATCATCGAGGATCAGGTTACCTACCCGATCGTAACGGCCCTTCTGGGTGCCCCGAAGGTTAAGGCGATTCGCGGCTATTCCGACTTCGGCTTCTCGTACGTCTACGTCATCTTCCAGGACGGCACGGACCTCTACTGGGCGCGCAGCCGCACCCTTGAGTACCTGAGCAAGATCTTGCCGGTGCTGCCGGAAGGCGTGCGCACGGAACTGGGCCCCGATGCAACCGGGGTCGGTTGGGTCTTTCAGTACGCGTTGGTCGACAAGACAGGAAAGAACGATCTCGCGCAGCTACGTAGTTTCCAGGATTGGTATCTGCGCTACTGGTTGCAGAGTGTGCCGGGCGTGGCAGAGGTGGCGTCCATCGGCGGGTTCCAGAAGCAGTACCAGGTGAACCTGAAGCCCGAGGCGCTGCTCGCCTACAAGATGCCGATTCAGAAGGTCGTGGATGCCATCCGGCAGGGGAACAACGACGTGGGTGGCCGCCTCGTGGAGTTCGCCGGTGCCGAGTACATGGTGCGCGGCAGGGGATACGCCCGATCGATCGGCGAGATCGAGCAGATCGTCGTGGGCCAGGACACCAACGGTACTCCCATCCGCATCCAGGAGTTGGGACGGGTGGTCCTGGGTCCGGAGATTCGGCGTGGCGTCGTCGATCTAGATGGGATGGGGGACACGGTCGGCGGCATCGTCATCATGCGCCACGGCGAAAACGCGCTCAATGTCATCGAGCGCGTGAAAGCCAAGCTGGAAGAGGTCCGGGCCTCGTTGCCGGCAGGAGTGGACGTCGTCACCACCTATGACCGCTCGGAGCTGATCGAGCGCTCGATCGACAACCTGAAGGAAGAGCTGGTGATGGAGATGATCATCGTCAGCATCGTCATCTTGATCTTCCTCTGGCACATCCCCTCCGCCATCATTCCGATCGTCACCATTCCCGTGTCCGTGTTCCTCGCCTTCATCCCCATGTACTTCATGGGGGTCTCGTCCAACATCATGTCGCTGGCGGGCATCGCGATCTCCATCGGGGTGTTGGTCGACGGCGCGATCGTCGAAGTGGAGAACGCCTACAAGAAGCTGCAACTGTGGCAGGACGGGGGGCGGCAGGGAGATTTCCACGTGGTGCGGCTCAACGCGCTGAAAGAGGTCGGGCCGTCCGTGTTCTTCTCGCTCCTGGTGATCGCAGTCGCCTTCATGCCGGTGTTCACGCTGGTCGATCAGGAGGGGCGGCTTTTCAAACCGCTTGCCTACACCAAGAATCTGGCGATGGCGATCGCGGCGATCTTGGCCATCACGCTCGACCCGGCCATGCGCATGATGTTCGCGCGCATGGACCCGATCCGGTTCCGGCCCCGCTGGCTGTCCTGGATCGCGAACCAGGTTGCGGTGGGCACCTACTATCCCGAGGAGAAGCACCCCATCAGCGTCATTCTATTCCGCATCTACGAGCCGGCTTGCCGCTTCGTCCTGCGGTTTCCAAAGAGCACCATCGTTGCAGCGATTCTGCTGATGGCGACGACGGTACCGGTGTACATGCGCCTCGGCTCCGAGTTCATGCCGCCGCTGTACGAAGGGACGTTGCTCTACATGCCGACCACCTTGCCGGGGATCTCCGTCACCGGGGCGCAGCAGCTCTTGCAGACGATGGACACGCTCATCATGGAGATTCCCGAGGTCGAGCGCGTCTTCGGCAAGGCCGGACGCGCCGCGACCTCCACCGACCCGGCGCCGTTCTCGATGATGGAGACGACCATCCTCCTCAAACCCAGCTCGCAATGGCGGCACGTGCCGCGCTTCTACTCGGACTGGCCGGACTGGCTGCAGGCGCCCCTGCGGCACATTTGGTACGACCGCATCAGCAAGGAGGACGTCATCGCGGAGCTCGATCAGAAGCTCCGCTTCCCGGGCGTCACGAACGCATGGACCATGCCGATCAAAGCACGCATCGACATGCTCACGACCGGGGTGCGGACGCCGATCGGGATCAAGATCTACGGGGCGGACTTGTCGGTCATTGAAGGAATCGGCACGCAGATCGAGTCGGTGCTCCGGGACGTGCCGGGGACGCGCAGCATCTACGCCGAGCGCACGGCCGGCGGCTTTTTCCTCGACTTCACCCTGCGCCGCGACCAGCTCGCGCGCTACGGGCTGAGCGTCGAGGAGGCCGAGATGGTGATTCAGACGGCGATCGGCGGCGAACCCATTACCACCACGATTGAGGGCCGCGAACGGTACACCATCAGCGTGCGCTACGCGCGCGAGGAACGCGACAGTCTGGAAGCGTTGCAGCGCGTCCTCGTCCCCACCATGTCGGGTGCCCAGGTGCCGCTGGCGCAGATCGCTGACATCCACATGGCCTCCGGGCCCTCGATGATCCGCGATGAGAACGCCATGCTGGCTGGCTACGTCTACGTGGATCTGACGGGGCGAGACATCGGCGGGTATGTCGACGAGGCAAAGAAGCTGGTGGCGCAGAAGGTGACTCTACCCACCGGCTACGCGCTGCAGTGGAGCGGCCAGTACGAGAACATGATTCGAGTTCGCGAGCGGCTGAAAGTTGTCGTGCCCGTGACCATCTTCCTGATCTTCGTTCTGCTGTTCATGAATACCAAGTCCGCCGTGAAAGCGACCATCGTCATGCTCGCGGTGCCGTTCTCAGTCATCGGTGCGGTGTGGCTGCTGTACTTCCTCGGCTACAATACGTCCATCGCCGTGTGGGTAGGGATGATCGCCCTCATGGGTCTCGACGCGGAGACGGGCGTGTTCATGCTGCTCTTTCTCGACCTCGCCTACTACGACGCGATCCGACAGGGGAAGATGCGGACGAAGGAAGATCTCTACGAGGCGATCATTCACGGGGCGGTCAAGCGCATCCGTCCGAAGATGATGACAGTCAGCGCCGCGATGATGGGTTTGATGCCGATCATGTGGTCGCTCGGGACGGGCGCGGACATGATGAAGCGCGTGGTCGCACCAATGATTGGTGGCTTGGTGACCAGCTTCATCATGGAGTTACTCGTCTATCCCCCGATCTACGAGTTCTGGAAGTGGAACTTCGAGATGAAGCGCGGCACGGTCGACGTGAGTACGCTGCCGATTCCCGAGTTGCGTGGCCACTAGGAGGAGGTATCCCATGACGAAAGTATTGCGCGTGCTGTTCCCCGTCGGCGATTGTGCCGCGGGCGCCTTGGTCGGAATCGTGACGACGCTCGCTGTTCGCGCGGTCGTGTCACACGGCTCGGATATGGTTGGAGCGATGATGGTCGGCATGGTGGTCGGCACACTCGTTCACGTGGTTGTCGGAATGGCGCTGTCGCCCCTGCTGGGGATGTTCGAAAGCATGGTGCCGGGAATGTTCATCGGCATGTACGGCGGGATGTTGTTCGGTATGCGTGACTGCATGCAGGACATCGCGCTCGGCACGGCGCTGTGGGTCGGCGCCGTCTTCGGGGTGGCCGTCGTGCTCGGGGTGTCCTTTTGGAGCGCCCAACTGCAACGACAGACAAGTGCAGAGGCACAGCCCGCTCACGTCGGGCCGTTAACGAATGGAGGCGAATGATGGACGTACGCGAGCGATACGATCGAACCAGTTGGACATACAACCTGATAACCTTCGGAGAAGACTTGAGACAGGCCGATGGCAAGCGCCAGCTGTACGGCCACGCTCGGGGGCGGACCATCTTCGTCGCCGTGGGCACCGGCAGCGACGTCAGGTATTTGCCGCCGGATCTCGACGTCGTAGGCCTCGACATCAGCCCGCGGATGCTGGAGCGCGCGCGACCGCGCGCTGAACGCTACCAGGGCCGCATCGAGCTGCGGCTCATGGACGTGCAGCAACTCGAGTATCCCGACGACACCTTCGACACGGCGGTGACCGCGTGTACCTTCTGCTCGGTTCCGGATCCGGTGCGCGGGTTGCGTGAGCTGTACCGTGTGCTCAAGCCGGGTGGTCAGCTCCTCATGTTCGAGCACGTGCGAAGCAACGTACCGATGGTCGGGCTCATGCTCGATGCGCTGACCTACGTCTCTCGCCTGCTGGGACCGGACCTCAACCGGGACACGGCGGCCAATGTGCGCCGCGCCGGCTTTCAGATCCTGCGGGAGCAGAACGTCTATTTCGACATCGTGAGAACGATTGAGGCAGTCAAGCCCCAGCCAGCAGGCGTAACGATGGACATCGAAGCGTTGGGCTGACGAAAGGAGGCATAGATGAAACCACACGACCAACTGAAGAGGGCAGCCGGAAAGCGGATCAAGCATCTCTGGTGCGTTGGTGCGCTCGCCGGCGTGCTGGCGCTGTCAATGAGTCCGCAGGCCAGCGCGTTGCCGCAGGGCAGCGCAGCCGTGGCAAAACAGACTCCGGCGGACCAGCGCCTCGTCATCTTCACCGACGCGCATCGGCAGGCGACGGAGTTCATCTCCTACGACCGCTCGATCACGCTCACCGCGGTGCAGAAGAAGCTCATGGATGAGGCGCTGTCCTCAATCCCGGCGCCCTGTTGCGCGCAGTATTCCATTGCCAGCTGCTGCTGCCCCTGCAACCTGGCCAAGAGCGTCTGGGGATTGTCCAAATCCCTCATCGCCCGCCAGCGCGCGACCGCTGCGCAAGTGAGCGCCGCAGCGACAGAGTGGCTGCACTTCACGAATCCTGCTGGCTATACCGGTGATGCCTGCTTCACTGGTGGATGCAACCGGTCGTTCGGCCACAACGGTTGCGGCGGCATGGATGACAGACACGTGCGGTGACATAATGCGTGCGCGCTGGTCACGGGGGACCGCATCCAACGAGAAGGCAACCAACAACGCGGGAAGTACACCAATGATCGCAACGCAACATGGATGCGCGAAAGGCAAAACATG encodes:
- a CDS encoding TolC family protein encodes the protein MRRVRIVVAVVAVLGAPAVCRGADDDGLGDPLKLDAVVAYARQQNPEIRGATAKWRAAQARPAQAGALPDPMVDLAYHNESLDRFTLGSTDFAWVRLGASQEIPFPGKLGLKRDIASTDADQAREASRRTELEVISRVKMAYAEYAHLQELLDLLRRNRDLLQKFVRTAEAKYSVGEGIQQDVLRAQVELSLLVDRETTLEQRRQSQTAELNALLNRPASAPLGAAHHLEEKHLTRSLDELTAAALEHAPDLSAAKSRVSGGESMVSLARLEYLPDFVVRADYMHKASLLPEWEVAVGVKLPLYFTTKQRAGVEEAAATLAEARSAQQSVAVNVQARVRDLYARAQAAERLIALYHRTVIPQAHLALESATTAYTVNKVDFLTLLNSFTVTLEYEMRYHEELSNFQKAVAELEAVVGEPVEG
- a CDS encoding efflux RND transporter periplasmic adaptor subunit, which gives rise to MTRRTMSIGAALIVAILAVGVVGYLSLRSDGSAATSATAQAPRYHCPMHPTMVSDRPDDCPICGMRMVPIEESEGAPHTAVHGVVPPEHDPPAAKDAATPKAEHGQPGAAPGAQKKIIYRSTMNPNEMSDQPGKDSMGMDMVPEEIDASPAGSTAAVEGRVAVKVSTQKRQLIGVRTAPVEKGPFTRTIRTVGRVTYDESRLRNVFTKVSGWVERLYANTTGQLVKEGEPLLSIYSPDLVSSAQEYLLALRGRDQLADSDMAGDSSDRLVESARRRLLLFGLTPQQITALQKTGEAPTTMTLHAPISGNIITRYVTQGDRIEPGTKLLDIAELSRVWVLADIYEYELPFVRLGQVATMTLSYLPGRTFEGRITFIYPTLSEATRTVKVRLEFSNPDFALKPEMYAQVEIRSDLGERLSVPESAVISTGTRDIAFVDRGEGYFEPRELKVGMRLADRFEVLDGVAEGEQVLTSGNFLVDSESKLKAALAAAGTEKAGSTAGHTH
- a CDS encoding CusA/CzcA family heavy metal efflux RND transporter gives rise to the protein MVERIIEFSAHNKFLVLIFTAVALVGALYAVRSVPLDAIPDLSDTQVIVYSRWDRSPDIIEDQVTYPIVTALLGAPKVKAIRGYSDFGFSYVYVIFQDGTDLYWARSRTLEYLSKILPVLPEGVRTELGPDATGVGWVFQYALVDKTGKNDLAQLRSFQDWYLRYWLQSVPGVAEVASIGGFQKQYQVNLKPEALLAYKMPIQKVVDAIRQGNNDVGGRLVEFAGAEYMVRGRGYARSIGEIEQIVVGQDTNGTPIRIQELGRVVLGPEIRRGVVDLDGMGDTVGGIVIMRHGENALNVIERVKAKLEEVRASLPAGVDVVTTYDRSELIERSIDNLKEELVMEMIIVSIVILIFLWHIPSAIIPIVTIPVSVFLAFIPMYFMGVSSNIMSLAGIAISIGVLVDGAIVEVENAYKKLQLWQDGGRQGDFHVVRLNALKEVGPSVFFSLLVIAVAFMPVFTLVDQEGRLFKPLAYTKNLAMAIAAILAITLDPAMRMMFARMDPIRFRPRWLSWIANQVAVGTYYPEEKHPISVILFRIYEPACRFVLRFPKSTIVAAILLMATTVPVYMRLGSEFMPPLYEGTLLYMPTTLPGISVTGAQQLLQTMDTLIMEIPEVERVFGKAGRAATSTDPAPFSMMETTILLKPSSQWRHVPRFYSDWPDWLQAPLRHIWYDRISKEDVIAELDQKLRFPGVTNAWTMPIKARIDMLTTGVRTPIGIKIYGADLSVIEGIGTQIESVLRDVPGTRSIYAERTAGGFFLDFTLRRDQLARYGLSVEEAEMVIQTAIGGEPITTTIEGRERYTISVRYAREERDSLEALQRVLVPTMSGAQVPLAQIADIHMASGPSMIRDENAMLAGYVYVDLTGRDIGGYVDEAKKLVAQKVTLPTGYALQWSGQYENMIRVRERLKVVVPVTIFLIFVLLFMNTKSAVKATIVMLAVPFSVIGAVWLLYFLGYNTSIAVWVGMIALMGLDAETGVFMLLFLDLAYYDAIRQGKMRTKEDLYEAIIHGAVKRIRPKMMTVSAAMMGLMPIMWSLGTGADMMKRVVAPMIGGLVTSFIMELLVYPPIYEFWKWNFEMKRGTVDVSTLPIPELRGH
- a CDS encoding class I SAM-dependent methyltransferase, whose amino-acid sequence is MRQADGKRQLYGHARGRTIFVAVGTGSDVRYLPPDLDVVGLDISPRMLERARPRAERYQGRIELRLMDVQQLEYPDDTFDTAVTACTFCSVPDPVRGLRELYRVLKPGGQLLMFEHVRSNVPMVGLMLDALTYVSRLLGPDLNRDTAANVRRAGFQILREQNVYFDIVRTIEAVKPQPAGVTMDIEALG